A region from the Aphis gossypii isolate Hap1 chromosome 1, ASM2018417v2, whole genome shotgun sequence genome encodes:
- the LOC114128071 gene encoding transient receptor potential cation channel subfamily A member 1 isoform X7 has translation MKEEPTRDGGIRWMSWVIGSSKNVQLNDDTIPGKHRLWQLIQMRRIHGSKVGGTGRMLSSSEKLSLTPLIFRQSSTVDGDVCLLTDSPYRILRAAESGNLDDFNRLFIAEPARLDVRDSKGRAAVHQAAARNKLNILQFIRNHGGDLNLRDSFGNTPLHIAIEHNSLDAVEYLFQNGADPSALNDKKQAALHLAVELNRVAVLQVMCKFKDRIEIGQGGKHGRTALHLAAIHDNDECARILVTSFADSKLKFSIDEDTIPNRKSYSFSFLCSIFKMCLTWKYNKYYKKRCNICPIKMRDLGADNRQPCHNGYYPIHEAAKNAASRTMEVLLQWAESRGNSRHQMISFFDAEGNVPLHSAVHSGDFKAVELCLKSGAKISTQQYDLSTPVHLACAQGAIDIVRLMFGLQPDEKAQCLCSCDVQKMTPLHCAAMFDRSEIVQYLIEEGADINALDKESRSPLLLAASRSGWRTVASLIRLGADIQVKDSSKRNVLHLVVMYGGRLDEFAHEITMANHQGALEMLLNEKDNTGCSPLHYASRGGHIRSLESLIRLGACVNIKNYNGESPLHFGARYGRYNIVKRLLNSEKGAFIINESDGEGLTPLHIASQQGHTKVVQLFLNRGALLHRDHKGRNPLHLAAMSGHTQTIELLHSVHSHLLDQCDKDKNTALHLATMENKPNAITLLLYMNCKLLFNSLDLSAIDYAIYYKFPEAALAMVTHDSRAEEIMTLKSDRHPCVTLALIASMPRVFEAVQDKCITKANCKKDSKQFYIKYSFSCLQCPVVQKSGATGTLKPTPLPALNAMVNHGRVELLAHPLSQKYLQMKWNTYGKYFHLAHLLFYTIFLIFVTLFSSQLMAYNQNTYNATSNALLTVDTTTNVATLKTVAVMIVIYVFMNSAREGIQFYQQGWPYLLDPTNVVAILLYFSAIAMIAPILTNCLPEYQISFASITVFLSWFTLLLNLQRFDQVGIYVVMFLEILQTLIKVLLLFSILIAAFGLAFYILLSRVSLKF, from the exons gcTGCCGAAAGTGGTAATTTAGATGATTTCAACCGTCTTTTTATAGCAGAACCAGCTCGTCTTGATGTGAGAGATTCAAAAGGTCGAGCAGCCGTACATCAAGCAGCTGCcagaaataaactaaatatattacaatttattcgtAACCACGGTggag ATTTGAACTTAAGAGATTCTTTTGGAAACACCCCATTGCACATAGCAATTGAACACAATTCTCTGGATGCAGtggaatatttatttcaaaa TGGTGCTGATCCGAGTGCATTAAATGACAAAAAGCAAGCGGCTTTACACTTAGCGGTCGAGCTAAACCGTGTAGCCGTTCTTCAAGTAATGTGCAAATTTAAAGATCGGATCGAAATCGGCCAAGGTGGCAAACATGGTAGGACAGCACTTCACTTGGCTGCCATACACGATAATGACGAATGTGCACGTATACTG GTCACGAGTTTCGcagattcaaaattaaaattttccattGACGAAGATACTATACCAAATCGAAAGTCATATAG TTTCAGTTTCTTATGttcaatattcaaaatgtgCTTGACgtggaaatataataaatattataagaaacgGTGCAATATTTGTCCGATAAAg ATGCGAGACCTGGGTGCTGATAATAGACAACCCTGTCACAATGGATACTACCCAATTCATGAAGCAGCAAAGAATGCAGCGTCCAGAACGATGGAAGTACTTTTGCAATGGGCTGAGAGCAGAGGCAATTCAAGACATCAAATGATATCGTTTTTCGACGCCGAGGGAAACGTACCGCTTCATTCTGCAGTACACAGTGGAGATTTtaag GCTGTGGAATTATGTTTGAAGTCTGGAGCGAAGATTTCGACGCAGCAGTATGATTTGTCCACTCCGGTTCATTTGGCCTGTGCTCAAGGCGCCATAGACATAGTCAGATTAATGTTTGGTTTACAGCCTGACGAAAAGGCACAGTGCTTGTGTTCTTGTGATGTGCAGAAAATGACGCCACTTCATTGTGCTGCTATGTTTGATCGATCTGAAATCGTACAATATCTTATAGAAGAG gGAGCCGACATAAACGCTTTGGATAAAGAAAGTAGATCTCCGTTGTTGTTAGCTGCCAGCAGGTCGGGATGGAGGACAGTTGCAAGTTTGATTCGATTAGGAGCCGACATTCAAGTTAAAGATTCCAGCAAAAGAAATGTCTTACATTTAGTAGTCATGTATGGAGGAAGACTTGACGAATTCGCTCATGAGATCACAATG GCAAACCATCAAGGAGCTTTAGAAATGTTATTGAACGAAAAAGATAATACTGGATGTTCACCTTTGCATTATGCAAGTAGAGGTGGTCATATACGAAGTTTGGAAAGCTTAATTCGATTAGGAGCATgtgtgaatataaaaaattataacggcGAGAGCCCTTTACATTTTGGTGCCAGGTATggaagatataatattgtcaaaagATTATTGAATTCAGAAAAAGGGGCtttcattataaatgaatCGGATGGCGAAGGACTTACACCTTTACATATAGCATCCCAacaag GGCATACAAAAGTGGTCCAATTATTCTTAAACAGAGGGGCCTTACTACATCGCGATCATAAAGGTCGTAATCCTTTACATTTGGCTGCTATGAGTGGTCATACACAAACAATAGAACTATTACATTCCGTACACTCACATCTACTAGATCAATgcgataaagataaaaatacagCTTTACATTTAGCGACTATGGAGAATAAACCAAATGCTATAACACTGTTATTGTATATGAACtgtaaattgttattcaaCTCTTTAGATTTGAGTGCTATTGATTACGCAATTTACTATAAGTTTCCCGAAGCTGCATTAGCGATGGTTACTCACGATTcaag AGCCGAAGAAATAATGACATTGAAATCAGATAGGCACCCTTGTGTTACATTGGCGCTGATAGCGTCTATGCCGCGTGTTTTTGAAGCTGTACAAGACAAATGCATTACAAAAGCTAATTGTAAAAAAGAttccaaacaattttat ATAAAGTATTCATTCTCATGTCTTCAATGTCCAGTGGTTCAAAAAAGTGGAGCGACTGGTACATTAAAACCCACTCCGTTGCCTGCCTTGaac gcaATGGTCAACCATGGTAGAGTTGAACTCTTAGCACATCCTTTAAGTCAAAAGTATTTACAAATGAAGTGGAATAcatatggaaaatattttcatcttgCACATTTATTGTTCTACacgatatttttgatatttgtaacTTTATTTTCCTCTCAACTAATGGCTTACAATCAAAATACGTATAACGCTACGAGTAATGCTCTATTAACTGTCGATACTacg ACAAATGTGGCCACACTGAAGACAGTAGCAGTTATGATTGTCATTTATGTGTTCATGAACAGCGCTCGTGAAGGGATTCAATTTTATCAGCAGGGATGGCCATATTTATTGGATCCCACCAACGTTGTGgcgatattgttatatttttcagctATAGCTATGATTGCGCCGATATTAACGAATTGTTTGCCCGAGTATCAAATATCTTTTGCTAGTATAACTGTATTCCTTAGCTGGTTTACGTTACTTCTTAATTTACAGAG ATTCGATCAGGTAGGAATATACGTTGTTATGTTTCTCGAAATCTTACAAACCTTGATCAAAGTACTGctcttattttctatattaattgCTGCTTTTGGTTtagcattttacattttattatcgagggtaagtttaaaattttaa